In the Centroberyx gerrardi isolate f3 chromosome 9, fCenGer3.hap1.cur.20231027, whole genome shotgun sequence genome, one interval contains:
- the prrc2c gene encoding protein PRRC2C isoform X2, with amino-acid sequence MSEKSGQSTKAKDGKTKYATLSLFNTYKGKSLETQKTAVAARHGLQSLGKVAVSRRMPPPANLPSLKAENKGNDPNVNIVPKDGSGWASRTEAGEERQQETPPPQTKPPVIQPQEIPVGGGRSWANSKQAQLDGAPRVSSHFHQEFPSLQAAGEGEKGDGQEEEPYGPGPSLRPQNVGSWREGGGRNLNAAPSPPEMDSKPPEEGSTSLGTSSPPEEAEEPGRTLTSDGQREKRDGKERLPPSGPPQPKLNGGQQPPAGVPPHFHPPFRSMMPPYMFHAYPRMSFAPGQGNFRYPVPQDGAKGPRPGRPQQGPPQSWLQDPDRPSIISATELKELDNLDTEADEGWAGAQMEVDYTEKLNFSDDEENQAAKEKGENWEWMGKVERMRSRPSDGQEGWKDGSEDRGGSWADGVDPRAPSPGSIGQHNKLAAPQDYQGGGRSVGGGAPRGTKPPATAPPGGEEDSDAWRQKRKKPSELSEAVERARRRREEEEKRMEEQRLAACAEKLKRLNEKHRPATESKPTPAETPNDEAGVVREETPPLSAPAPVSSPASSMPISQPQAPIIQAPLPDRERERVERDRERIERERERVEPSAEEEVHFVPRQPSSPVQRPVAVTPEPRSEGEGSLAEVGPLVEESQADRTTMPIRDYFNVDDNRVDEPHLSLPRMDPPSGEEVPVAPPELEGEAGAAMRPALTSGYSKQFQKSLPPRFLRQQEQMKQQQWQQQQQQSGGSVSPSGGGGVPATQQQQQQQHRSMYQPMGPHHQHLASMGFDPRWLMMQSYMDPRMMSGRPPMDMPPNMHPGRMPPKQIVRREPGDNSSSSSDSFDHLTRPIRDHGLPSESRMVWGSDPYPQSEPLPSVTPPKGRDDNKEPRLDSVLDLDRGLPAMYPQDHSALDSRKSDFFRDPTESLSTFSQGPEDAPGPLDRAPVGSGFDPEEPGLPSGEEVEALGQAMLQRSVSQGSSHSLKLDEPRFDGLPLGTKSLELQDTGERAEDKARNEPYSQAAVTSNRATPPADGLHKQEKLPLPAPSKQKAELRWGGRSGAGRREGPGGERPVRRSGPIKKPVLRDMKEEREQREEREKRHERGERGERPKKDLAAKAPSAAAAVSEGSRPQGEGKREAVEVEETPSGPQRARDSQPSSGAPTSSSQEEKPDKPPSNDKHPEPKLPSRKESNLPPRAYRREEREREREREREMDRDRDRDRDRERDWPADSSFKGRGRGEYYSRGRSYRGTYGGRGRGSRGRSRGEYPYREPRSRSDLPAAGGAAAFRNREESETRSESSDFEVMPKRRRRRGSDTDSESEGGRESASDTGPSDREPSTKPSRPLRRELPGEARSGPHKPGFGPPHMGEKVGSRGDDESRPKPGFLPKGEPSRRGRGGLYSRRGGARERGGPRSAPLRRPTARESSSQWPSKPMETFRPEDTESTSSRYDNPPNDRRPPKYEGKKFGDGAPQSSRERPRRPRPARPPRQDKPPRFRRLKEREAAVLAGGETAPSPPAPLPPVPAAAVPGSAPAPISLSPTLSRAPGTPVTVPAEVGATVPAPDLPSPIEAPLPETSSPTITAIGTKSPDLSNQNSSDQANEEWETASESSDFNERREREERRGALEAANAAAAASAPVPAPPQGSVTPSKTPPEGGVTPKREGAPAAKRSFSSQRPTERQNRRGNSGAKPGRSYTGGKGERRGGAKTGRRGPASQQNLEGTTAAAGGASQRPAKDQPSRRKDEAKQAAKKPKENALSQFDLNNYASVVIIDDHPEVTTTEDPQSSANDDGFTEVVSRKQQKRLQDEEKRKKEEQTTQNWGKKGSGEKGRGGGGKLPPRFAKKQSSQQQQQQQQQQQQQASQPQPPVAPASQAQPQPPISAPQHPHPAPSQPAASPQTLEGTVAPMPSIPPATVDFTSKSLPPAPTQTHSTLGTELWENKVAGPTVLPDVKKLGPISPPQPPPVSAWNKPLTSFTGTVSSEGVKPGAEGSVELAIDSIQFGAPSSAGSTDSDGVPALLEAGPDNKLPAPKEQRQKQPRAGPIKTQKLPEMEPVETKEYKPGPIGKERSLKNRKAKDARGGEGEGMEGGVPGGGVSRATDSSPPTSDATVPELGGDIEGMITVPSAEYTSNSKESVTDYTTPSSSLADSVPTGGSKMEESLVANVALPHSLPLPRRETLQQTSSLSTVSPATVDLTLKMESARKAWENSPSLVEKNSPATSSSSPITSCASSYSSFSSASMPQIPVASVTPSTSLSGSGTYTTSSLSTKTTTASDPPNICKVKPQQLQGGGLSSSSSSSSSSSFSQLGCVPPLLPQQQQTPQVYVSQSAAGSAAQIPAFYMDTSHLFSTPHPRLAPPSLAQQQGFQPGLSQPTAVQQIPIPIYAPLQGQPQHQHTHQAQLGLSTGPPVSQPQDLFSSSLQPYRSQQAFMQSSLSQPSMMLSGPSLHSYPGVQGPELGKPQSNLAYQQPSSTQHIPILFEPQLNQPSGMGGSQLIDTHLLQARQGMNQHSNMYSGQVQQHGQSSYYSNTQSPSSAMQQVTVPLPGSQLSLPNFGSGGGQPLLALPPTPPQAQPPSINRQPPVSQPYRGIMGPSHNMMQPPTSKMDMDLKLFGSGMDVKPGTPPVSARSTTPTSSPYRASSTSPSSQSSKMNSMLYQKQFQPSSAGMRMTQHFPGQFNPQILSQPNIVSPLVRPPHANSFAGGVQRSPMGPPMSPNVGGGLMPHPRPQHPQHSQHPPRGPPGPSLAPRGTQAALKAEQDLKAKQRAEVLQSTHKFFSEQQQQQQQQQQQQLKAPQVSKASRLDQVGKPPLDPLAPNHQAGGDRPESDRPPLSAGKPIRTGPIKPQAIKPEEGK; translated from the exons ATGTCCGAGAAGTCAGGGCAGAGCACCAAGGCAAAGGATGGCAAAACAAAGTATGCGACCCTTAGCCTCTTCAACACCTACAAGGGCAAATCTCTGGAAACCCAGAAAACTGCAG TGGCTGCCAGACATGGGCTCCAGAGTTTGGGCAAAGTTGCTGTCAGCCGGCGCATGCCGCCTCCGGCCAACCTGCCCAGTCTGAAGGCAGAGAACAAGGGCAACGACCCCAACGTCAACATCGTCCCCAAGGACGGCAGTGGCTGGGCATCTCGAACTGAGGCGGGGGAAGAGAG GCAACAGgagacccccccaccccagacCAAACCACCAGTGATCCAGCCACAGGAGATTCCTGTAGGGGGCGGCCGCTCTTGGGCCAACAGCAAGCAGGCACAGCTAGACG GAGCACCTCGTGTGAGCAGCCACTTCCACCAGGAGTTTCCCAGCCTGCAGGCTGCCggtgagggggagaaaggagacgGTCAAGAGGAGGAGCCTTATGGACCTGGTCCCAGCCTCAGGCCTCAAA ATGTTGGCAGTTGGCGTGAGGGAGGGGGCAGGAATCTGAACGCTGCACCTAGCCCCCCTGAAATGGACAGCAAGCCACCGGAGGAGGGTAGTACAAGCCTCGGTACCTCCTCGCCgcctgaggaggctgaggagccGGGCCGAACCCTAACCAGCGACGgccagagggagaagagagatggCAAGGAGAGGCTGCCTCCTTCTGGCCCTCCTCAGCCTAAACTCAACGGGGGGCAGCAGCCTCCTGCTGGGGTGCCACCACACTTCCACCCTCCTTTCAGGAGCATGATGCCACCATAT ATGTTCCACGCCTATCCTCGAATGTCCTTTGCCCCAGGGCAAGGAAACTTCAGATATCCTGTGCCGCAAGATGGAGCCAA GGGTCCTCGGCCAGGGCGGCCTCAGCAGGGCCCCCCTCAGTCCTGGCTCCAGGACCCAGACAGACCTTCCATCATCAGCGCCACAGAGCTCAAGGAGCTGGACAACTTGGACACTGAAGCTGATGAGGGCTGGGCTG GAGCTCAGATGGAGGTGGACTACACCGAGAAACTCAACTTCAGCGATGATGAAGAGAACCAAGCTGctaaggagaaaggagaaaactg GGAGTGGATGGGTAAAGTGGAGCGGATGAGGTCCCGGCCATCAGACGGTCAGGAGGGCTGGAAGGATGGGTCTGAGGACCGCGGGGGCTCATGGGCCGACGGTGTAGACCCCAGAGCGCCATCTCCTGGCAGTATTGGGCAGCACAATAAATTAGCTGCTCCACAGGATTACCAG GGTGGTGGTCGCTCAGTGGGTGGTGGAGCTCCACGTGGGACCAAACCACCGGCCACAGCGCCACCTGGTGGCGAAGAGGACTCTGACGCTTGGCGACAGAAGCGCAAGAAGCCCTCAGAGCTTTCTGAAGCTGTAGAACGAGCCAgacggagaagagaggaggaagagaagcgGATGGAGGAACAGCGGCTCGCAGCCTGTGCTGAAAAACTTAAACGTCTCAACGAAAAACACCGCCCGGCAACTGAGAGCAAACCCACCCCTGCCGAGACCCCCAATGACGAGGCAGGAGTTGTTCGTGAGGAAACACCCCCATTATCAGCTCCTGCTCCAGTGTCCAGCCCTGCATCTTCAATGCCGATTTCACAACCCCAGGCCCCGATCATACAAGCTCCTCTaccagacagggagagagagagggtggagcgagacagggagaggatagagagagaaagagagagagtcgaaCCCAGTGCGGAAGAGGAGGTTCATTTTGTGCCTCGCCAACCCAGCTCCCCTGTCCAGAGACCTGTGGCCGTCACTCCAGAGCCtcggagtgagggagagggctccttggcagaggtggGCCCCCTGGTGGAGGAGAGCCAAGCGGACAGGACGACAATGCCTATCCGAGACTATTTTAACGTAGATGACAATAGAG TGGATGAACCCCACCTGTCTCTGCCTCGTATGGACCCACCCAGTGGTGAGGAAGTCCCTGTGGCACCCCCAGAactggagggagaggcaggggcCGCCATGCGTCCTGCTCTCACCTCAGGCTATTCCAAACAATTCCAGAAGTCTCTGCCTCCTCGTTTCCTCAGACAGCAG GAGCAGatgaagcagcaacagtggcaacagcagcagcagcagagtgggGGCTCTGTGTCTCCATCAGGTGGTGGTGGAGTCCCAGCTacccaacaacaacagcagcaacagcaccGCTCCATGTATCAGCCCATGGGCCCCCACCACCAGCACCTGGCCTCCATGGGGTTTGACCCCCGTTGGCTTATGATGCAGTCTTACATGGACCCTCGCATGATGTCAGGACGACCGCCCATGGATATGCCTCCTAACATGCATCCTG GGAGGATGCCTCCGAAGCAGATAGTGCGCAGGGAGCCAGGTGAcaactccagctccagctctgaCTCCTTTGACCACTTGACCCGACCTATTCGTGACCATGGCCTGCCCTCAGAGTCACGCATGGTATGGGGGTCTGACCCGTACCCGCAGTCAGAGCCCTTACCATCTGTCACTCCTCCTAAAGGACGGGACGATAACAAGGAGCCCAG GCTGGACTCTGTTTTGGATCTGGACAGGGGTCTCCCAGCCATGTACCCACAGGACCACAGTGCACTGGACTCTCGCAAAAGTGACTTCTTCCGGGACCCTACAGAGTCCCTGTCTACATTTTCCCAGGGTCCAGAGGATGCCCCGGGGCCTCTAGACAGGGCCCCTGTAGGCTCAGGGTTTGACCCTGAGGAGCCAGGCCTACCCAGTGGGGAAGAGGTGGAAGCCCTTGGTCAGGCCATGCTCCAGAGGAGTGTCTCCCAGGGCTCCAGCCACTCCCTCAAACTGGACGAGCCCAGGTTCGACGGGCTCCCCCTAGGAACAAAATCACTAGAGCTCCAGGACACGGGGGAGAGGGCTGAGGATAAGGCCCGCAATGAGCCCTACTCCCAGGCTGCAGTGACCAGCAACAGGGCTACACCTCCTGCTGATGGACTCCACAAACAAGAAAAGCTGCCTCTGCCTGCCCCTAGTAAGCAGAAAGCTGAGCTGCGCTGGGGTGGGAGATCTGGGGCCGGACGTAGGGAAGGACCAGGGGGAGAGAGACCTGTCCGCAGGTCTGGGCCAATAAAGAAACCTGTTCTGAGGGacatgaaagaggagagggagcagagggaggagagagagaaacgccacgagagaggagaaagaggagagaggccCAAAAAGGATCTGGCAGCAAAAGCTccttctgcagctgctgctgtgtctgaGGGCTCCAGGCCACAGggtgaggggaagagagaagctGTTGAGGTTGAGGAAACGCCCTCTGGCCCTCAGAGAGCCAGAGACTCCCAGCCTTCATCTGGGGCTCCCACTTCTTCCTCTCAAGAGGAGAAACCAGACAAACCACCCAGTAATGACAAGCACCCAGAACCCAAATTGCCCTCCAGGAAAGAATCCAACCTCCCTCCACGTGCCTACCgacgagaagagagagagagggaacgtgagcgggagagagaaatggacagggacagggacagggacagggatagagagagagactggcctGCTGACTCCAGTTTCAAGGGACGAGGTCGAGGGGAGTATTACTCCAGAGGACGGAGCTACCGAGGGACCTACGGTGGGCGGGGCAGGGGGAGTCGGGGTCGAAGCCGGGGGGAGTACCCTTACCGGGAGCCTCGATCACGCTCTGATCTACCTGCTGCTggaggtgctgctgctttccgcAACAGGGAGGAAAGTGAGACACGCAGTGAGAGCTCCGACTTTGAGGTCATGCCCAAACGCCGGCGGCGCCGTGGTTCTGACACAGATTCTGAGAGTGAAGGTGGGAGGGAGTCCGCCAGTGATACTGGGCCCTCAGACCGTGAGCCTAGCACCAAACCTAGTCGACCACTGAGACGAGAGCTACCTGGGGAGGCCCGGTCTGGCCCACACAAGCCGGGCTTTGGACCTCCTCACATGGGGGAGAAAGTTGGATCTAGAGGGGATGATGAAAGCAGGCCCAAACCAGGGTTCCTTCCTAAAGGAGAGCCTTCTCGGCGAGGTAGAGGGGGATTGTACAGTAGACGAGGAGGAGCAAGAGAGCGCGGAGGCCCTCGCTCAGCCCCTCTCAGGCGACCAACAGCCAGAGAGTCTTCTTCTCAGTGGCCCTCTAAACCCATGGAGACGTTCAGGCCTGAGGATACGGAGTCCACATCTTCAAGATACGACAATCCTCCCAACGACCGACGGCCCCCCAAATATGAGGGCAAGAAGTTTGGGGATGGGGCTCCTCAGAGTAGCAGAGAAAGGCCTCGTCGGCCCAGACCAGCACGGCCCCCCAGGCAAGACAAACCACCCCGCTTCCGACGGCTGAAGGAACGGGAGGCTGCAGTTTTGGCTGGTGGAGAAACGGCTCCCAGTCCCCCTGCACCTCTACCCCCagtgcctgctgctgctgtccctgGCTCTGCCCCTGCCCCCATCTCCCTGTCCCCAACCCTGTCAAGAGCTCCAGGAACCCCTGTCACCGTGCCTGCAGAAGTGGGGGCCACCGTGCCTGCCCCCGACCTGCCCTCCCCTATCGAAGCACCCTTGCCTGAGACTAGCAGCCCCACCATCACCGCCATCGGTACCAAGTCCCCTGACCTGTCCAACCAGAACTCTTCAGACCAAGCCAATGAGGAATGGGAAACTGCTTCTGAGAGCAGTGACTTCAATGAACggagggagcgagaggagaggaggggagcacTGGAGGCTGCTAATGCTGCAGCCGCCGCTTCTGCCCCTGTGCCCGCGCCCCCTCAGGGCTCTGTGACACCCAGTAAAACCCCTCCTGAGGGAGGGGTGACTCCAAAACGTGAAGGAGCTCCTGCAGCCAAGAGGAGTTTCTCGAGCCAGAGgcctacagagagacagaaccgTAGAGGGAACAGTGGAGCCAAACCAGGCCGCAGCTACACTGGGGGcaagggggagagaaggggaggagccaAAACTGGCCGCAGAGG CCCTGCATCCCAGCAGAACTTGGAGgggacaacagcagcagcaggtggagcaTCCCAGAGACCTGCTAAAGATCAACCTTCCCGTCGCAAAGACGAGGCCAAGCAGGCTGCCAAGAAGCCCAAGGAGAATGCTCTTTCTCAGTTTGACCTCAACAACTATGCCA GTGTTGTGATCATTGATGACCACCCAGAGGTCACCACCACAGAGGACCCCCAGTCCAGCGCTAACGACGACGGCTTCACGGAGGTGGTCTCCCGTAAGCAACAGAAACGCCTGCAAGACGAGGAGAAACGGAAAAAGGAGGAGCAGACAACTCAG AACTGGGGTAAGAAAGGCTCCGGTGAGAAAGGCAGAGGAGGTGGGGGAAAGCTGCCACCTAGATTTGCTAAAAAACAATCAtcgcaacagcaacaacagcaacagcagcagcagcagcagcaagcctCCCAGCCTCAGCCTCCTGTAGCTCCTGCCTCCCAGGCCCAGCCGCAGCCCCCAATCTCTGCCCCCCAGCATCCTCACCCTGCCCCCTCCCAGCCTGCTGCCTCCCCCCAGACTCTGGAAGGAACGGTGGCACCAATGCCCTCCATACCCCCTGCCACCGTGGACTTTACCTCTAAGAGCctaccccccgcccccacccagacacacagcacCCTGGGTACGGAACTGTGGGAGAACAAGGTAGCAGGCCCCACTGTCCTTCCCGATGTCAAGAAGC TTGGTCCAATCAGCCCTCCCCAGCCCCCTCCTGTGAGTGCCTGGAACAAACCTCTTACCTCCTTCACTGGGACGGTCTCCTCTGAG GGTGTGAAGCCTGGAGCAGAGGGCAGTGTGGAGCTGGCTATAGATAGTATCCAGTTTGGAGCACCATCGTCTGCAGGCAGCACTGACAGTGATGGAGTGCCAGCCTTGCTAGAAGCTGGACCTGACAACAAACTACCTGCTCCCaaagaacagagacagaaacagcctcGAGCGGGACCAATCAAAACACAGAAG CTTCCTGAGATGGAACCAGTGGAGACCAAGGAGTACAAGCCTGGTCCCATTGGTAAAGAGCGCTCTCTGAAGAACCGCAAGGCCAAAGACGCACGTGGAGGGGAAGGcgaagggatggaaggaggagtgCCTGGAGGAGGGGTCAGCAGAGCCACAGACTCCAGCCCTCCCACCAGTGATGCCACCGTACCGGAGCTGGGGGGCGATATTGAGGGCATGATCACTGTCCCTTCAGCAGAGTACACCAGCAACTCCAAG GAGTCCGTAACTGACTACaccaccccttcctcctccttggcTGATAGTGTTCCAACAGGAGGGAGCAAAATGGAAGAGAGCTTGGTGGCCAAT GTGGCGCTACCCCACTCCTTGCCCCTCCCGCGGAGAGAGACCCTGCAGCAGACCTCCAGCCTCAGCACCGTCTCCCCTGCTACTGTTGACCTCACACTGAAG ATGGAATCGGCTCGTAAGGCATGGGAGAACTCCCCAAGTCTGGTGGAAAAGAATTCTCCAGccacctcttcttcctcccccatCACCTCCTGCGCCTCCTCCTACTCTTCCTTCTCCTCGGCCTCCATGCCACAGATCCCTGTGGCCTCAGTTACCCCCAGCACCTCACTGTCAG GCTCTGGGACCTATACCACGTCGTCCCTGAGCACCAAGACCACCACGGCCTCTGACCCCCCGAACATCTGTAAGGTGAAGCCCCAGCAGCTGCAGGGTGGCGGCCTGTCCTCGtccagcagtagcagtagtagcagcagcttCTCCCAGCTGGGCTGTGTGCCTCCCCTcctgccacagcagcagcagaccccGCAGGTCTACGTCTCCCAGTCTGCAGCAG GTTCTGCAGCCCAGATTCCAGCCTTCTACATGGACACTAGCCACCTTTTCAGCACCCCCCACCCTCGCTTGGCTCCGCCCTCCCTGGCGCAGCAGCAAGGCTTCCAGCCTGGCCTCTCTCAG CCAACAGCGGTGCAGCAGATTCCTATCCCTATCTACGCCCCTCTGCAAGGGCAACCTCAGCACCAACATACACACCAGGCCCAGCTAGGACTCAGCACTGGACCTCCAGTCTCCCAGCCACAGGACCTGTTCAGCTCCTCGCTGCAGCCTTACAG GTCTCAGCAGGCGTTCATGCAGAGCAGCCTATCCCAGCCATCCATGATGCTGTCAGGACCCTCGCTGCACAGCTATCCCGGTGTGCAGGGTCCTGAACTGGGCAAGCCTCAGTCCAACCTGGCCTATCAGCagccctcctccacccagcaCATTCCTATTCTGTTTGAGCCCCAGCTCAACCAACCCTCTGGCATGGGAGGCTCTCAGCTTATTGACACACACTTACTGCAG GCTCGACAGGGGATGAATCAGCATTCAAACATGTACTCAGGGCAGGTGCAACAACACGGCCAGAGTAGCTACTACAGCAACACCCAGTCCCCCAGCTCTGCAATGCAACAG GTGACAGTCCCTCTGCCCGGTTCCCAGCTGTCCCTGCCAAACTTTGGTTCAGGGGGAGGCCAGCCCCTCCTGGCgctgccccccacccctccccaggCCCAGCCCCCCAGCATCAACCGACAGCCCCCAGTCTCCCAGCCATACCGGGGCATCATGGGCCCCAGCCACAACATGATGCAGCCTCCCACCAGCAAG ATGGATATGGATCTGAAGCTGTTCGGCAGTGGGATGGATGTGAAGCCTGGAACTCCTCCTGTCAGCGCCAGGAGCACGACACCCACCTCCAGCCCTTACAG ggCCAGCTCCACCTCCCCCAGTAGCCAGTCCAGTAAGATGAACAGTATGCTGTACCAGAAACAGTTTCAGCCCAGCTCTGCTGGCATGAGAATGACACAACACTTCCCTGGCCAGTTCAACCCACAG ATTCTGTCCCAGCCCAACATTGTCTCCCCTCTGGTGCGACCTCCTCATGCTAACTCATTTGCTGGAGGTGTCCAGCGCTCTCCCATGGGCCCCCCCATGTCTCCCAATGTGGGTGGCGGTCTGATGCCTCATCCCCGACCCCAGCACCCACAGCACAGCCAGCACCCTCCCCGAGGCCCCCCCGGGCCCTCGCTCGCACCCAGAGGCACACAGGCGGCTCTGAAGGCAGAGCAGGACCTCAAG GCAAAGCAGAGGGCTGAGGTGCTCCAGTCCACTCATAAGTTCTTCTcagagcagcaacagcagcagcagcaacaacagcagcagcaactcaAGGCCCCACAAGTCAGCAAAGCGTCTCGCCTTGATCAGGTTGGAAAGCCCCCCCTCGATCCCTTGGCCCCTAACCACCAGGCAGGGGGGGACCGCCCAGAGTCTGACAGACCCCCCCTCTCCGCGGGCAAGCCCATACGGACTGGCCCCATAAAACCCCAGGCCATCAAACCAGAGGAGGGCAAGTAA